A window of Candidatus Poribacteria bacterium genomic DNA:
TGGCGGGCGCACTCCCAGCGGCAGTTCGACATCAGCAAGACGCTTGACGAGTACCTCAAAGGCATCCGCAAAGCGTACAGCGCCCAGGTCGGTCAGATCGAGGTGAGACGCGATCAGGCGCTGATCCCGGACCTCGCCGCGAACGAGGATTTCTACGCGGATCGCGAGCTGACCTTCTTCTCGTGGAAGGGGGCGCTGCAGGCGCACGGGGTCATCTGGCGGTGCTCGAAGTGCCGACGGATCGTGATGTCGCAGGTGATCGCCTCGCCCGGTGAGCCCGCGTTTCGGCAGACGGCGATGCGGGTTCTGCGGTCGCTGCGGGACCACTCCGACACGAGCCGCAATCTCTGGACGGCGTACGGGTTCGAGGTCGAGGTCCCACGACGTTACCGACTGGACAAGCTGCAGCTCCTGAACGGGTACATCCTGTTCTCATTCACGGACGGGTCGAGCCGAATCGCCGTCGAGCGGTACGGACTCGCGGATCAGGCGTTGCGCGGCGGATCGCTGGAGGCATGGTTCCGGCGCGCCTACGCGAAGTCGTTGCGAGGCACTCATTTCGTCTTGGAGCCGACGACGGGGCTCGAACCCGTCCAGATGACGATGGACGGTCGTTCCGCTCGCGTGCTAGATCGCGTGGATCGCTGGGATATCGGGGCGTCGCGCGGGTGGGATCAGCTGTTCCGGCGAAGCCGGACGATGGCGCGGATGTGGTACGACCCGGATCGGAACCGCATCTTCGTCGTTCGCGCGTCCGGCAAACCGGACCCGACGCCGCTGGTGGACGGGATCGTTTTCAGCATCCCGTCGCAGTCGGCTGCGAGAGTGTGACGTCGATGGCTGGCGGGTTGGACCGTGTGCTCTACGCGTTGCGGCTCAAGAAGCGCCCGCGACTCCAGAGGACGCGCGGCGAGGTCCTCCAGTCGGTTCCGATCCGCAACTCGCTCGTGGAGTGGATGAAGGAGGATGGCGGCGAGGTCTCGCTGATCATCCCGGCGGACCAGAAGCGTCACATGCGCTGGCTGATCCGCGCGATGAGCCTGCCGAACAAGCGCGTGGTCACATTGGACGATGTCGGGTCGTTCGTCTGGGAGCGCTGTGACGGCGAATCGACGTTCGAGCAGATCGCGCAGGAGCTGAGCGGGCGGTTCCAGTTGACGCGCCGCGAGGCGGAGGCGTCGCTCGCGGAGTTCTTCCGAGTGCTGGGTCGTCGCGGGATGCTCGGATTCGCCGTTCCTGAGTCGCGTTCCACTCAGTCAGGGGCTGACGCGAAGAACCGCCCTGGCGGCGGACGCAAGACATCGAAGGGCAACAGAAGGAAGTCCAAGGGAAGGGCTTGACTATGTCGGATGCGGCCGCCGTCGCACAGCCGGGAACCGTTCCCGCGGAGCCGCACGCTCCGATTGAGAATGCCGTCCGTGTTCGCAATGTCATCAAGCGCTACGAGATGGGCACCGTCGTCGTCGAGGCGTTGCGCGGTGTGAACATGGAGGTGCGTCGAGGGGAGTACATCTCCATCGTCGGGCCCTCAGGTTCCGGCAAGTCCACGCTCTTCAACATGATCGGCGGACTCGACAAGCCGACCGAAGGGCGCGTCTACATCGACGAAGTGGACATCGCCCAGTTGGACGCCTACGAGCTGGCTTGGCTCCGGTGCCGCAAGATCGGTTACATTTTCCAGACGTTCAACCTGATCCCGGTCATGACGGCGTTGGAGAACATCACGCTGCCGATGATCTTCGCCGGAGCCACGACCGATGACGCCGTCGAGAAGGGGCTTGAGATCCTCGCATCGGTCGGATTGGGCGAACGGTACCAGCACAAACCGCCCGAGCTCTCGGGCGGGCAGCAGCAGCGTGTCGCCATCGCGCGGGCTCTGGCGAACGACCCCTCGATCCTGCTGGCAGACGAGCCGACCGGGAACCTCGACACGAAGACGGGCTTGGAGATCATCGAGCTGCTGCGACGCATGAACGCCGAGAAGGGCGTCACGATCATCACGGCGACGCACGACATGAAAATGCTGGACGTTTCCGACCGCATCTTCCACGTGCAGGACGGGCGCGTCGCACGGATCGAGACGCGCGAAGAGGCGAATATCGAGGTTGGGATGCTCGACGGGCAGGAGGTCGGCTAGCCGCCGGGCGGGCGTGACGGAGGAGTCGCGCGCTACCGCAGCGCCATCTCGCTGCTGTGTCCTGGGAAGACCTTGCTCGTCGGATCGATGTGGAACTTGGCGTAGTTGACGGCGATGGCGACTTCGCCGACGCCGGTGGCGATCAGCTTGAGCTTGCCGTCAAACGACGCGCCATCCCCCGCCGCGAAGACGCCGGGCCGGTTCGTCTCCATGTGCCGCGAGACGAGGATCCCGCCCTTCTCGTCCACCTCCAACCCCCAGTCCTGAATGGGTCCTAGATCCGACTTGAAGCCGATGTTGATGAGCAGTGCGTCGGCTTTGAGAGTCTGCGTTTCCTTGGTCTTGTTGCTGCGGATCGTCACGGACTCGAGACGATCCGTGCCGTGCACTTTCTCGACCTCCCAGAACAGGTGCATCGGGATGTTCGTCTGCATCAACTGGCGAACGCTGCCCTCGTGCGCGCGGAAGACGTCGCGGCGATGCACCAGGTTGAGACTCTTGGCGATCGGCGCCATGTAGAGCGCCCAATCGACCGCCGAGTCGCCGGCTCCGACGATGACAACGTCCTTGCCTGCGAACTGATCCGGGTTGCGTACCACATAAGAGACGCCGTTGCCGACTAGCTCCTCGACACCGGGCTTGTCCAGGCGGGTCGGCAGCAGCGACCCGATCCCAGCGCAGACGATCACGGTGCGGCTGAAGTGCTCGGCGACGTTCGTCACCAAGCGGTAGATGCCAGTCGCTTCGTCGTAGTCCAGCTTCTGCGCTTGTTCTTCCAGACAGACCGTCGGGTCCTTCCACATCGCCTGCTCCACCAGTTCCTTCACCAGGTCCTTGGCGAGCACCTTGGGGAACCCAGGCATGTCGTAGATGTACTTCTCCGGGTAGAGCGCCGTGAGTTGTCCGCCGAGTTCCGCCAGGCTATCGATGATCTTCGTCCGGCACTCGCGGATCCCTGCGTAGAACGCCCCGAACAGACCGACTGGGCCCGCGCCGACGATCGTGATGTCGTAGATGTCTGGATTGTTCGCTGGCAACGTCATGTCTCCGGAACGGCTGGCGCGTCGTTGGCAGAGGGAGATCGATGGGAAATCGATGGCAATCCTACCATGGTGGCATGGGTGCGTCAAAGGAACGGTTCGGTTCCGGCGCAGGTTGCGCGGGCGCGCACGCGCATGCTGCCGTCTGGGCGAGCGTTGACAGAGCTTTGTGCGCTCCGCTACAATAGCTGCCGCCGGCTCTCTGCGCATGCCGAAGAAGACCGCTACCCACTGCGAGCCCGACAGTGCCCCCAACCTCAACCGTACCGATTGACGAGCAGTTGCGGCTGCTGATGCGGGGCGTGGAGGAAGTCGTTCCCGAAGTCGGCTTGCGCGACAAGCTGCTCCTCGCGGCGCGTGAGAACCGAGCGCTGCGGGTGAAGCTGGGCATCGATCCCACCGCTTCCGATATCCATCTCGGGTTCGCCGTTGTACTCCGCAAACTGCGCCAGTTTCAGGACTTCGGACACACGGTCTGTCTGATCATCGGCGACTTCACGGCGATGATCGGCGATCCCACGGGGAAGTCCAAGACACGACCGATGTTGGGCCGTGACGAGGTCCGCGAGCACGCCAGAACCTACGAGCAGCAGCTCTACCGTATCCTCGATCCGGCGCAGACCGAAGTGACCTTCAACGGCGACTGGCTGGGGAAGATGGACTTCGCCGACGTCGTCCGGCTGTCGTCGCAGTACACTCTCGCTCGGATGCTGGAACGCGACGACTTCACGAATCGATACAAAGCCGGCGAGCCCATCCACATCCACGAAATCCTGTACCCGTTGTGCCAAGGACAGGACTCCGTCGCGGTCCGCGCCGACATCGAGATGGGCGGCACCGACCAGAAGTTCAACAACCTGGTCGGGCGCGACCTACAGCGCGAGGCAGGGCAGGCTCCACAGGCAGTCGTCCTGATGCCTCTGCTCGTGGGCACGGATGGCGTCGAGAAGATGAGCAAATCGCTCGGAAACTACATCGGCATCGACGAGCCGCCCACAGAGCAGTTCGGCAAGGTGATGTCCGTGCCAGACGCCGCCATGGAAGCCTACTACCGGCTCTGCACGGACCTTCCCGCCGACGAGATCAGCGGCATGATGCAGGACGTCGAAGACGGCGCCCTGCACCCGATGGACGCCAAACTGCGCCTTGCCGCCGAGATCGTTACCCTCTATCACGGCTCCGAGGCTGGGGACGCCGCGAAGACGGAGTTTCTTCGCGTCTTCCGTGAGCACGAGACACCCGACGATATGCCGGATCTGCGTGTGCCGTCCGACGCCCTAACCGACGGCGAGCTCTGGATCGTCCGGCTCCTGACGTTGGCGGGCTTCGCCACGAGCAACCGAGACGCTCGTCAGTTGGTCACTCAGGGCGCAGTCTCGCTCAACGACCATCGCATCACCGACCCGTCGCTCGACTTCGTCCCGGAGGACGGCATGGTCCTGAGGGTCGGGAGGCGGCGTTTCGCGCGGCTTCGAGTCGGGTCCTAGCCGGAGCCCGATAGCGCCGCTTCCAGTCGTCGCGGAAGGTCGAGCGCCGTGCGATTGTGCGTCATCATCCCTGCCCTCAACGCTGAACCGTATATCGGAGCCGTCGTCGAGGAGGCGCGCGCCGCCATACCGCACGTGTACGTGGTTGACGACGGCTCCACGGACCGAACCGGCGAGAAGGCGCTCGCCTCCGGCGCATCCGTCTTGACGCACGACGTGAACCGAGGCAAGGGAGGGGCGCTTCGGACGGGATACGCCCAGGCTCAGCGCGATGGTTTCGACGCCGTCGTCACCATGGACGCAGACGGTCAACACCTTCCGAGCGAGATGGGCAAACTCGTAGAGCGCTTCCTGCACACCGGAGCCCCGATCGTGGTGGGGAGCCGAGCCCGCCGCCGCTCGACGATGCCGCTGCACCGCCGCGCCAACAACGCGCTCGTCTCCGCCGTGGGCACATGGCTGTGCGGGCAGCCGGTGCAGGACTTCCAGTGCGGCTATCGCCTGATCCGGTGCGACGCGTTGAGGCACATCCTGCCTCTGCTGACCACGACCGGCTACGAGACGGAGTCGGAGCTGCTCATCATCGCCGGCAGGCTCGGGTTCCGCATCGAGTCCGTGGACGTCTCGACGATCTACTCCGGACAAACGAGCCACGTGCGCGCCCTACGCGAGATGCACCGCTTCACGCAACTCTTGTTTCGGAGCCTGTGCCGCGTTCCGGCGCGATTGACCGCTAGCGTCACCCACGATGGACGGCACGAATGATCTTCATCACGAACGACGACGGGATCCACGCTCCGGGGATCAACCACCTCGCCGATGCCCTGTCGACGCTCGACGACGTGTTCGTCGTGGCTCCGGACCGCGAGCGGAGCGCAATCGGCATGGCGATCACGCTTTCGAGACCTCTGCGTGCGAAGGACGTGGCTCCGGGACGGGTCGCCGTCGACGGGACGCCCGTGGACTGCGTGGACCTGGCGATTGGCGCGTTGCTGCCGGAAGCGCCGCGACTGCTGGTTGCCGGCATCAATCACGGAGAGAACCTCGGTCACGACGTCCACTTCTCCGGCACGGTCGCTGCCGCGCGCAAGGGCGCGTTCCTGGGGCTCCCGTCGATTGCCGTTTCGCTGTCGCGCTCAGTGGACGCCCATTGGGACACCGCGTGCGAGTTCGCCCGGCGGATCGTGAAGACCGCGTTGGTGCGCGCGTTTTCGCCAGGAGTGCTGTTGAACGTCAACGTGCCGAATCTGCCCTTGCACGCCGTGAAGGGCGTCCGCGTGACGCGTCAGGACCCCGCGCCGTACACGACACATGTCGAAACGCGACTCGACAAGGAAGGCGTTCCGTACTACTGGATCGGCGGCGCTCGCGTCGAGATCGACGACCGCGACGACACGGACTTCGGGTCGCTGCGCACCGGATGGGTCTCGATCACACCGCTGCACGCGGACATGACGCACTATGAGTCTCTGGAGCCGCTGCGCGAATGGGAGCCGTGAAGCGACCCGACCAGGTTTCGATCACATCGGGATCGGCTGATGGTCGCGTTGGATACGTGGTCATACCGTTACGGCGCTGCTGAGGAGCCTGCTGTTGGCGAACGAACCGAGCGCAGGGGTCGCTGGACCGTCCGAGCCGCAAGCCAAAGGTCGCCGAGGCGTCCTCGGATGGCTTCGCAGGCAGAAGGACCGAGTCGAAGCGCTCGCCGAATCCCGCCGAGCGACGTCGTGGCTGTTCGCCATCGCGTTCGCTGAGGCGTCGTTCTTCCCCATTCCTCCCGACGTGCTCCTGATCCCGCTCGCGGGCTCGGCGCCCAGAAAGGCGCTTCGTTTCGCGTTGGTATGCACGACCGCTTCGGTGCTGGGCGCCATCGGTGGCTGGGCGATCGGCTACCTGCTGTACGACACGATCGGCCGGTCGATCCTCGAGTTCTACGGTGTGACGGAGAAGGCGCAGGAAGTGCTGGCGATGTACCAGGCGAACGCCTTCCTCGCCATCGTCACGGCGGGGTTCACGCCGATCCCGTACAAAGTCTTCACGATCCTTGCCGGGATGAACGGCACGGTGTCGATTGCGATGCTCGTCGCCGCGTCGGTCGTCGGTCGAGGCGGGCGGTTCTTCTTGGTCGCGGGCACACTGCGTCTGTTCGGTCCGTCGCTGAAGCCGTGGATCGAGCGGCACTTCGATGCTGTCGCTGTCGCGATGACCGTGCTCTTGATCGCGGGGTTCCTCGCACTCAAGGCATTCCTATGAACACCGAGATTCGACAGGCTGGCATCATCGTCCATCCTCGGATTCCCGACGCCCTCTCGACGGCGCTCGAGGCGCGGGAATGGCTCGGATCGCGCGGCATTGGCGCGAAGATCGCTCGTGTCCACTTGCCGTCGGTGGGCGAAACCCTTGAGCCGGACGGCGTGTCGCCCATCGGGGAGGTGGTGAGCGAGTCGGACTTGCTGGTCGTGCTGGGGGGTGACGGCACGTTGCTGAGCGTTTCGCGCACGCCCGGCGCGGAGGCGGTTCCGATCCTCGCCGTGAACCTGGGGAACCTGGGATTCCTGACCGAAGTGGCGCGCGGCGAACTCTACAACGCCTTATCGTCCGCTTTGGGCGGCAAGTTCGAGGTGGATGAGCGCCGGATGCTCGAATACGTCGTCTGCGACGACGGCGCACAGCGCGCGTCGGGACACGCGCTCAACGACGTCGTCGTGCGCGAGGAGAGCCACCTCATCTGTCTCGACACGTACATTGACGGGTCCTATTTCGTGACGTACAACGGAGATGGCTTGATCGTGTCCAGCCCGACGGGTTCGACGGCATACAACTCGTCCGCGGGCGGTCCCATCATCGATCCCGGCAGCGATGCGATCCTTCTCACGCCGATCTGCCCATTCGCTCTGGCGATGAGACCCTTCGTGGCAAGGGGGTCTTCCCGCATCCGGGTCGTCGTCCGATCCGCCGCGCCGCGCGGAACACTTCGGGCGGACGGTCAGGAGCAGTATCCGCTCACCGAGTTATGTGAGATCGACGTATGGCTGTCGGACCGAACGATCAGTCTGATCCGTTCGCGTCAACGCGACTTCTACGGCGTGCTGCGCGCGAAGCTCCACCTCGGCAGCCTACCGCAGGGCGCCGAGGGCGAGGGTGTTCGAAGTGCTGACGGAACTCCGGATCCACAACCTCGCGGTCATCGATGAGCTCGCCATCGAGTTCGGGCCCGGGCTGAACGTCCTCACGGGCGAGACCGGAGCCGGCAAGTCGATCATCCTCGGCGCTCTCGGGCTCGTGCTCGGCGGTCGAGGGACGCCGGACCTGGTTCGCACCGGCGAGGAATCGGCGCGCGTGGGAGCCGCATTCGAGGCGCGCATCCCCGAACCCACGGCGGAGCTGCTGACGAAGTATGGCTTGACGGTCGACGACGAAGACACGGTGATCGTTGCGAGGCAGCTCGCGTCGTCCGGCAGGAGCCGCGTCTACATCAACGATCAGTTCGCGACGACGACGCTCCTCAAAGCCCTCGGCGAGGCGTGGGTGGACCTCCACGGTCAGCACGAGCACCAATCGCTATTCAGAACCGAGGAGCACCTGACCTTCCTCGACGACTTCGCCGGAGTGGCTGCTGATCGGTCCAGGCTGTCGGAGGCGCACGCCCGCATCCAGGTTCTTCGGTCCGAACTGCGCGCGTTGCAGCAGGAGCAGCGCGAGACGCTCCGTGAGCGCGAATACCTGGAACACGAAGTCGAGGAGTTGGGTCGAGCCGACCTCCGCCCGGATGAGGACGTCGAACTCGAGGCGGAACGTCGCCGGCTCCAGAATGCCGAGACGCTCCGCGCCACGGCAGAATCGCTCTTCGGACACCTGGGACCGGGAGTACCCGGTTCCGTGCTGGAGAACTTGCGGGTCGCGCTCCAAGAGATACGGTCGCTTCGCCAGTTCGACGAATCGCTCAAGGAGACCGAATCGCGGCTGGATGCGCTATTCTATGAGGCAGAGGACATCGCGACGCGTGTGCGCCAGTACCGCGACAGCGTCGAGTTCAGCCCGGAGCGCAAGTCGCAGGTCGAAGACCGCCTCGTGCTCCTGTTCGAGCTCAAACGACGGTACGGCGGAACGCTGACGGACGCCATTGCGCGGCTGGCGGAGTCGCAGGCGAGGCTGTCCTCACTGACGACCGGAAGCGCCGAGATCGAGCGGGTCCGCGAGAACCTGAGATCGGCGCTCCGAGAGGCGGGACGCATGGCGTTCGCGCTGTCCGATGCGCGGCAAACAGCGGCAAGCGCCCTCGAGGAGCGTGTCGAAGCGCAGTTGGCAGAGCTTGGCATGGAGCGTACCGCGTTCCGCGTGTCTGTGACGCAGGACGAGTCGGAGAGCGGCTTGCTTCGGCGGCACGAGCGGAGCTACAACCTGAGTGCCACGGGTTTGGACGCCGTCGAGTTCCTTATCAGCCCCAACGTCGGCGAAGCCCTGAAGCCTCTGAACCGGATCGCGTCCGGCGGCGAGATCTCGCGAGTGATGTTGGCGCTGAAGACGGTTCTGAGCGACGTCGACCGCGTGCCAACGCTGGTCTTCGATGAGATCGACACCGGCATTGGCGGGTCCACGGCAGCGATTGTCGGAACAAAGCTGTCACAGCTCGCCGAGACGCGCCAAGTGATCTGCATCACGCACTTGCCGCAGATCGCGTCTCGGGCAGATAGGCACTTCCGCGTGGCTAAGCATGTCGAGGGCGACGGGTCCTCGGCGCGTACGGTGACGACTGTGGAACGCCTGACGGACGACGAGCGAGTGTCCGAGCTGGCGCGCATGCTCGGAGGCGATAGTGTCACCAGCCGCGCCCACGCGCACGAACTGCTTGCGTCGCGGTCCCTCACGTCGTGATTGGCGAAGCCCTGGTTCGATGGCGACGACTCGTAAGGACGTGAGCCTATGAGCGACCGCATGCTGCTCGAGCACGGCACGAACGTGTACACGGGGTGCGAGTTGCTCGTCAAAGGCGCGCTCGAGGGTCGAGCCAGTCTGCTGACGGGCTACCCGGGCTCCCCCATCGCCGAAGTGTTCGATGTCGTCGAGCGCCTGGGACCGGCTCTCAAGGAACACGGCGTCGTTGCTCAACTCGCCAACAATGAGGCGCTGGGTGCGGCGCGTCTGAACGGCGCTCAGATGGGCCCGGTACGCGCCATCGCGTTCATGAAGAGCGTCGGCGTTCACGTGGCGGCTGACGCGATCGCCATCGGCAACATCGCCGGGACGCAGGGCGGCGCTGTCATCGTGATGGGCGAGGACCCCCACTCGGACTCGACCCAGGTTCCCGTGGACTCGCGCTACATCGCGCAGCATCTGTTCGTGCCGACCATCGAGCCATCGACCTTTCAGGAAATCAAAGACTGGGTCGGCGTCGCCCTCGACATCTCCTCCGAAGCCTCGCTCTACGTCGGTTACATCATCACGACCCATCAGGCAGATGGCGGCGGCGTGGTCGAACTCCGCCCCCATCCTCCGTTGACCGTCTCGCCTGAAAAGCCCCTGACGATCGATCCCGACCAGATCGCTCTCGATGACCGCATCGTCCTTCCGCCCGATACCGCGCGCCTCGAGCGGGACATGGCTGCCCGACGGCTGCCGATGGCGGTCGATCTGGCGCGGAAGGCGGGGCTGAACCGCATCGTGAACGCCGACGCGCACGCACCGGTCGCGTTCGTCACGGCTGGGGCGGCGTACCTGTACCTCGAGCACGCGCTGCACGAGATGGGCCTCTCCGGCGAGTACCCGATCCTCAAACTCGGCATGACCTATCCGCTGGATTCTGAGAGCATCGTCGATATTGCCAGCCGTGCTGAGCACCTAGTCGTCGTCGAGGAACGTCGCGGTCTGCTCGAGTCGGCGGTCAAGTCGGCTGTAGCCGATATGCTGCGTGACGGAACGCTGCTTCGGGCTCCCCGCGTCTGGGGCAAGCGGCTCCCGTTCGGACTTCCGGGATTGCCCGACACGCTCGGCTTGACACCCACTTCCATCGCAGCGGCGCTCCATCCGCTGTTCGCCCGGCTGCGCGATAACGCCCCGGCGAGCGCCGACGGCAACGGAACCGGTTCGGCGTCCGTCGCGGCGGTTCCCTCCGGGTCTTCGCCCGCACTGCCGCTTCGGACGCCGGGTTACTGCCCCGGATGCCCGCACCGCGACTCCGGCGTCGTGCTCGAGAACATCGTCCACGACTTCGCCGATGCCGACTACATGCGCCATCACCACGGCATGGACCCGATTCAGCTCGTGTTCCACGGCGACATCGGGTGCTACGTCATGTTCAAGTACGATCCCTTCCAGCACCTGATGCACAACCTGGCTGGAATGGGGCTTGGCGGCGGCGGAACGGGAGCCGGGATCGACCCCTTCATCACGAATAAGCAGGTCGTGTTCATCGGGGACTCGACCTTCTTCCACAGCGGAATGATCGGGATCTCCGATTCGATCAAGCACGGGCAGGACATCACCTACATCGTCTTGGACAACAAGACGACGGCAATGACGGGTCACCAGACGACTCCCGGACTCGAGCGCGATCTGATGGGCAATCCGACGGTCGCCCAGGACATCGAGCGGGTCGTCTCCGGGCTGGCGGGCACGACCGATCTGCTGATCGTCCGTACGGATCCTGCGGACTACGTTGCATACCGTCGGCTGCTCGAGAAGACGATCCTCCAGGACGGCGTGAAGATCATCATCGCCGACAAGGAATGCGGGATCACGTACCACCGTCGGCTGCGGCGCGCACGGCGTCAGGAGGAGCGCGAGCGCGGATTCGTGGCGTCGGACCGGTTCATCAACATCACGCCGGAGGCATGCGAGTTCTGCCTGGCGTGCACCCAGGCGACGGGATGCCCGGCGCTCAACATCGTCGAGACCGACTATGGGCCCAAGATCGTCACCGACCTCTCGACGTGCGTCGGCGACTCCGCATGCACGAAGGTCCACGCCTGCCCGGCGTTCGAGGTCGTGACCGTCGAGCGGAAAGCCCCCAAGGCGCAGCGCGACTTCCCGTTGGACACCGTCGAAGAGCCGACTCCGTGCGACTTCGACGAGACGTTCGCCATCTATGCGGCAGGCGTGGGCGGCATGGGAATCGGCGTCATCTCGGCGATCTTGGTGCAGGCAGCGTTCCGACAGGGGTACCGCGTCCAGTTCTGCGACAAGAAGGGCTTGGCGATCCGCAACGGCAGCGTGTTCGCCCACGTCATCCTCTCGAAGTCCGACGCCGTGCTGTCGCCGATCATCCCGGCAGGCAGAGCCGACGTCCTGCTGGGGATCGACGCGCTGGAATCGGCTCGGGCGCTCGACCCCGGCGGGAGGATGTGCGTCGGTTCGCGAGACCGGACGCGCGTCGTCGTGAACACGAGCCGGACTCCGACGATCCCGATGCTCGTCGGCAAGGCGCACTTCGACGTCGCCGATTTGGAGGACACCATCCGCGCGTCGGTCGCCGACGGGGGCTACTTCGCGACCGACTTCTCCGCCCACTCCGAGCGCTACTTCGGGAACAAGCTCTACGCGAATCTGATGCTGCTGGGCGCTGCCTACCAACTCGGGAACCTGCCACTCTCGCTCGATGCGCTCGTATGGGCGATCGAGAACTCCGTGCCTCGGTCGGACATCGATGCCAACCTGAAGGCGTTCCGCATCGGCAGAATGGCGGTGGCGCATCCCTCTCTCTTCGGACCGCCGCAGGCGCAGACGTGCAAGGACCTGGTTCGGGACAAATCACGCATTCTGGCGCGTTCCGTGCGAAAGCGAGAGGACGGCGAGTCGCTGGCGCTCGAATACCAAGACCTCGTGCAGCAATGCGTTGACCGCCTGGAGCTCGACGACGTCGATCACCGGTTCTTCGCGCAGTGCGTGTACGACCTGATCCAGCATGAGGACATCGAATACGCGAGGCTGTATGCCGACCACGTGCTCGACGTGCACCTCAAAGACGGCGCATCGCGGGGCTGGGCGGCGACGCTCGCGGTCATTCGGGGGCTCCACCGCGTCATGTGCATCAAGGACGAGGTCTACGTCGCGCACCTGCTGACCAGCGAGGAGAAGCGCGCGCGGGATCGGGCGCGCTACGACATCAACCCCGCGAATGGCGACACGATCCACTACTCTCATCTGAACC
This region includes:
- a CDS encoding NAD(P)/FAD-dependent oxidoreductase gives rise to the protein MTLPANNPDIYDITIVGAGPVGLFGAFYAGIRECRTKIIDSLAELGGQLTALYPEKYIYDMPGFPKVLAKDLVKELVEQAMWKDPTVCLEEQAQKLDYDEATGIYRLVTNVAEHFSRTVIVCAGIGSLLPTRLDKPGVEELVGNGVSYVVRNPDQFAGKDVVIVGAGDSAVDWALYMAPIAKSLNLVHRRDVFRAHEGSVRQLMQTNIPMHLFWEVEKVHGTDRLESVTIRSNKTKETQTLKADALLINIGFKSDLGPIQDWGLEVDEKGGILVSRHMETNRPGVFAAGDGASFDGKLKLIATGVGEVAIAVNYAKFHIDPTSKVFPGHSSEMALR
- the surE gene encoding 5'/3'-nucleotidase SurE; protein product: MIFITNDDGIHAPGINHLADALSTLDDVFVVAPDRERSAIGMAITLSRPLRAKDVAPGRVAVDGTPVDCVDLAIGALLPEAPRLLVAGINHGENLGHDVHFSGTVAAARKGAFLGLPSIAVSLSRSVDAHWDTACEFARRIVKTALVRAFSPGVLLNVNVPNLPLHAVKGVRVTRQDPAPYTTHVETRLDKEGVPYYWIGGARVEIDDRDDTDFGSLRTGWVSITPLHADMTHYESLEPLREWEP
- a CDS encoding ABC transporter ATP-binding protein, which encodes MSDAAAVAQPGTVPAEPHAPIENAVRVRNVIKRYEMGTVVVEALRGVNMEVRRGEYISIVGPSGSGKSTLFNMIGGLDKPTEGRVYIDEVDIAQLDAYELAWLRCRKIGYIFQTFNLIPVMTALENITLPMIFAGATTDDAVEKGLEILASVGLGERYQHKPPELSGGQQQRVAIARALANDPSILLADEPTGNLDTKTGLEIIELLRRMNAEKGVTIITATHDMKMLDVSDRIFHVQDGRVARIETREEANIEVGMLDGQEVG
- a CDS encoding tyrosine--tRNA ligase, with the translated sequence MRGVEEVVPEVGLRDKLLLAARENRALRVKLGIDPTASDIHLGFAVVLRKLRQFQDFGHTVCLIIGDFTAMIGDPTGKSKTRPMLGRDEVREHARTYEQQLYRILDPAQTEVTFNGDWLGKMDFADVVRLSSQYTLARMLERDDFTNRYKAGEPIHIHEILYPLCQGQDSVAVRADIEMGGTDQKFNNLVGRDLQREAGQAPQAVVLMPLLVGTDGVEKMSKSLGNYIGIDEPPTEQFGKVMSVPDAAMEAYYRLCTDLPADEISGMMQDVEDGALHPMDAKLRLAAEIVTLYHGSEAGDAAKTEFLRVFREHETPDDMPDLRVPSDALTDGELWIVRLLTLAGFATSNRDARQLVTQGAVSLNDHRITDPSLDFVPEDGMVLRVGRRRFARLRVGS
- the recN gene encoding DNA repair protein RecN — its product is MFEVLTELRIHNLAVIDELAIEFGPGLNVLTGETGAGKSIILGALGLVLGGRGTPDLVRTGEESARVGAAFEARIPEPTAELLTKYGLTVDDEDTVIVARQLASSGRSRVYINDQFATTTLLKALGEAWVDLHGQHEHQSLFRTEEHLTFLDDFAGVAADRSRLSEAHARIQVLRSELRALQQEQRETLREREYLEHEVEELGRADLRPDEDVELEAERRRLQNAETLRATAESLFGHLGPGVPGSVLENLRVALQEIRSLRQFDESLKETESRLDALFYEAEDIATRVRQYRDSVEFSPERKSQVEDRLVLLFELKRRYGGTLTDAIARLAESQARLSSLTTGSAEIERVRENLRSALREAGRMAFALSDARQTAASALEERVEAQLAELGMERTAFRVSVTQDESESGLLRRHERSYNLSATGLDAVEFLISPNVGEALKPLNRIASGGEISRVMLALKTVLSDVDRVPTLVFDEIDTGIGGSTAAIVGTKLSQLAETRQVICITHLPQIASRADRHFRVAKHVEGDGSSARTVTTVERLTDDERVSELARMLGGDSVTSRAHAHELLASRSLTS
- a CDS encoding NAD(+)/NADH kinase, whose protein sequence is MNTEIRQAGIIVHPRIPDALSTALEAREWLGSRGIGAKIARVHLPSVGETLEPDGVSPIGEVVSESDLLVVLGGDGTLLSVSRTPGAEAVPILAVNLGNLGFLTEVARGELYNALSSALGGKFEVDERRMLEYVVCDDGAQRASGHALNDVVVREESHLICLDTYIDGSYFVTYNGDGLIVSSPTGSTAYNSSAGGPIIDPGSDAILLTPICPFALAMRPFVARGSSRIRVVVRSAAPRGTLRADGQEQYPLTELCEIDVWLSDRTISLIRSRQRDFYGVLRAKLHLGSLPQGAEGEGVRSADGTPDPQPRGHR
- a CDS encoding glycosyltransferase family 2 protein, whose product is MRLCVIIPALNAEPYIGAVVEEARAAIPHVYVVDDGSTDRTGEKALASGASVLTHDVNRGKGGALRTGYAQAQRDGFDAVVTMDADGQHLPSEMGKLVERFLHTGAPIVVGSRARRRSTMPLHRRANNALVSAVGTWLCGQPVQDFQCGYRLIRCDALRHILPLLTTTGYETESELLIIAGRLGFRIESVDVSTIYSGQTSHVRALREMHRFTQLLFRSLCRVPARLTASVTHDGRHE
- a CDS encoding PqqD family protein, which codes for MVPARLREVVARHSFRLGADDGARTRPDDDGRSFRSRARSRGSLGYRGVARVGSAVPAKPDDGADVVRPGSEPHLRRSRVRQTGPDAAGGRDRFQHPVAVGCESVTSMAGGLDRVLYALRLKKRPRLQRTRGEVLQSVPIRNSLVEWMKEDGGEVSLIIPADQKRHMRWLIRAMSLPNKRVVTLDDVGSFVWERCDGESTFEQIAQELSGRFQLTRREAEASLAEFFRVLGRRGMLGFAVPESRSTQSGADAKNRPGGGRKTSKGNRRKSKGRA